A stretch of Clostridium sp. BJN0001 DNA encodes these proteins:
- a CDS encoding purine biosynthesis protein PurH, with protein MDEYLIKNTTKQQREEIVKKSLGYSDIGCEECVDGYDMYQPYIDGKMELSEISASYRTNYVEESPDSFQRGGCSGK; from the coding sequence ATGGATGAATATTTAATTAAAAATACTACAAAACAGCAAAGAGAAGAGATAGTAAAAAAATCTTTAGGTTATAGTGATATAGGATGTGAAGAATGTGTGGATGGATACGATATGTATCAGCCATATATAGATGGAAAGATGGAGCTTTCAGAAATATCAGCATCATATAGAACTAATTATGTGGAAGAATCACCAGATTCATTTCAAAGAGGCGGATGCAGCGGAAAATAA
- a CDS encoding TrmB family transcriptional regulator has translation MYDDITEKLQNLGFNNVEAKIYIALIKFNELNGSQIAKKLNVSRSSVYTALNNLYDKGIVYLVADKTNMYKAKNPDVLINMLKSNFEKNTENLKDELLNLKSKEESVVYYNLKGTENFINKAKEFLSIAEKEVYINTCIDIDVFKEDILNASKRNVRIIIFSYGPMDKHDLPVELYRYPENNHNLPKEIRLMMVADLKYTLICSSDAENINLKGTFTEDKLLAKIVSEHIHHDIYMLKLKQKEKRELINDDIKLNTLLENRRD, from the coding sequence ATGTATGATGATATAACAGAAAAATTACAAAACCTTGGTTTTAACAATGTTGAGGCAAAAATATACATAGCTTTGATAAAATTTAATGAACTTAATGGTTCTCAAATAGCGAAGAAACTTAATGTTTCAAGATCATCTGTTTATACTGCATTAAATAATCTTTACGATAAAGGTATTGTTTATCTTGTAGCAGATAAAACAAATATGTATAAGGCTAAAAATCCAGATGTGCTGATTAATATGTTAAAAAGCAATTTTGAGAAAAATACTGAAAATCTTAAAGACGAACTTTTAAATCTAAAAAGTAAAGAAGAAAGTGTAGTTTATTACAATTTAAAAGGAACTGAGAACTTTATTAATAAAGCAAAAGAATTTTTATCAATAGCAGAAAAAGAAGTTTATATCAATACATGTATCGATATAGATGTTTTTAAGGAAGATATATTAAATGCATCAAAAAGAAATGTCAGGATAATTATTTTCTCATATGGACCTATGGATAAGCACGATTTACCAGTTGAATTATATAGGTATCCTGAAAATAATCATAATCTTCCTAAGGAAATAAGACTTATGATGGTTGCTGATTTAAAATATACTCTTATATGTTCATCAGATGCTGAAAATATAAATCTTAAAGGAACATTCACAGAAGATAAACTGCTTGCAAAGATTGTGTCAGAGCATATTCATCATGATATCTATATGTTAAAACTTAAACAAAAAGAAAAGAGAGAACTAATAAATGATGATATTAAATTAAATACTCTACTTGAAAATAGAAGAGATTAA
- a CDS encoding LysR family transcriptional regulator yields MLDFRIYTFLNVCKYMNFTKAANKLCITQPAVSQHIKYLEKEYNTKFFEYEGKKISLTKEGSIFYEAALTMSHDDKFLKEKINQRNKNIRSLKFGATLTIGEFILPNKLHNYLKVNDISDVTMIVENTSTLLHKLKHGEIDFALIEGYFVKNEYDYIIYSKENYICVSGPEYKFKKSAKKLEDLLSETLITREKGSGTRDILERNLERHNLTINDFNKKYQVGNINAIKSLVKNNMGITFLYEVAVEEELKKGLLKKIEIDDLQKNHNFYFIWRKGSIFSNLYKTLAKNL; encoded by the coding sequence CAGCTAATAAATTATGTATTACACAGCCTGCAGTATCTCAGCATATTAAATATTTAGAAAAAGAATATAATACAAAATTTTTTGAGTATGAAGGTAAAAAAATAAGCCTTACAAAAGAAGGCAGTATTTTTTATGAAGCAGCTCTTACAATGAGCCATGATGACAAATTTTTAAAAGAAAAAATTAATCAAAGAAACAAAAATATTAGAAGTTTAAAATTCGGAGCAACTTTAACTATAGGTGAATTTATTTTACCTAATAAGCTTCATAATTACTTAAAAGTTAATGATATTTCAGATGTCACTATGATAGTTGAAAATACATCAACTCTTTTACATAAATTAAAACATGGAGAAATAGATTTTGCATTAATTGAAGGATACTTTGTAAAAAATGAATATGACTATATAATTTATTCAAAAGAGAATTATATCTGTGTTTCTGGTCCTGAATATAAATTTAAAAAAAGCGCAAAAAAATTAGAAGATCTTTTATCTGAAACTCTTATAACAAGGGAAAAAGGTTCTGGGACACGAGATATACTTGAAAGGAACTTAGAAAGACATAACCTTACTATAAATGATTTTAACAAAAAATATCAGGTTGGCAATATAAATGCTATAAAAAGCCTTGTTAAAAACAATATGGGAATTACTTTTCTATATGAAGTAGCTGTAGAAGAAGAATTAAAAAAAGGACTATTAAAAAAAATAGAAATTGATGATCTTCAAAAAAATCACAATTTCTATTTTATATGGAGAAAAGGGAGTATATTTTCTAATCTTTATAAAACACTTGCTAAAAATCTTTAA
- a CDS encoding MATE family efflux transporter has product MSKNKLFEYWKQILLIAVPVSLQNILIASLSGIDQIMVGQLGTTSVAGVGIGYKIPNLFVITITSIGTCVGIMVSQYFGAKNKKCMIESLVGNLIFAILVFILFLIPSLIFPKEIIGFFTKDTDVIPVAVNYYKILLVAFIPMTLRALLTAYIRSIKKIRIVVLASMASVAVNTGLNYVLIFGKFGMPKLGYIGAAIATVISVYVECIILIISFIKEIKNYEFDKSIMKIEGTFYRKIMIILIPVILNEFLWGLGDTLYSLIYSRMGTTEMAAMALTYPIQNACIGLFQGIAAASGIIVGNLLGEGNKEEAYNYSRFFMKISIFGGIILAGILFIVNRYYVALFNVDTSVVNLTYKMVIAYAFVVWIKISNMVGAGGIIRSGGETKITLYMDLLGTWVIGIPLGFIMAFVFNLSLPVVYMFISFEEFVRFIITIVVLRRKKWMVNLTAVTAN; this is encoded by the coding sequence ATGTCAAAAAATAAACTATTTGAATATTGGAAACAAATACTTTTAATTGCAGTCCCTGTATCACTACAAAACATTCTTATCGCATCTTTAAGCGGTATTGATCAGATTATGGTAGGACAGCTTGGTACTACATCTGTAGCAGGTGTCGGAATCGGTTATAAGATACCTAATCTTTTTGTAATTACTATAACATCTATAGGTACTTGTGTAGGTATAATGGTCAGTCAGTATTTTGGTGCTAAAAATAAAAAATGCATGATTGAATCTTTAGTAGGAAATTTGATATTTGCTATATTGGTATTTATATTATTTTTAATTCCATCGCTTATTTTTCCAAAAGAGATAATTGGATTTTTTACAAAAGATACAGATGTAATTCCTGTTGCAGTAAATTACTATAAAATTCTTTTAGTTGCATTCATTCCTATGACATTAAGAGCATTACTTACTGCTTATATAAGAAGTATAAAAAAGATAAGAATAGTTGTACTAGCATCAATGGCTTCTGTTGCAGTTAATACAGGACTTAACTATGTATTAATATTTGGAAAGTTTGGCATGCCAAAGCTTGGCTATATTGGTGCAGCAATAGCAACAGTAATAAGTGTATATGTTGAATGTATTATTCTTATAATATCATTTATAAAAGAGATAAAAAATTATGAGTTTGATAAATCGATTATGAAGATAGAAGGAACATTTTATAGAAAGATAATGATAATTCTTATACCAGTTATACTTAATGAATTTTTATGGGGACTTGGAGATACACTCTATAGTCTTATATATAGTAGAATGGGGACAACGGAAATGGCGGCAATGGCACTTACGTATCCAATTCAAAATGCATGTATAGGTTTATTTCAAGGAATAGCTGCTGCATCTGGAATAATAGTTGGTAATCTTCTAGGTGAAGGAAATAAGGAAGAAGCATATAATTATAGCAGATTCTTTATGAAAATTAGTATATTTGGAGGAATAATTCTTGCAGGAATATTGTTTATAGTAAATAGATACTATGTAGCATTATTTAATGTTGATACAAGCGTAGTAAATCTTACATATAAAATGGTAATAGCTTATGCTTTTGTAGTTTGGATAAAGATTTCCAACATGGTAGGAGCAGGAGGAATTATAAGAAGTGGTGGAGAAACTAAAATAACTCTTTATATGGATCTTTTAGGTACTTGGGTTATAGGAATTCCACTTGGATTTATTATGGCTTTCGTATTTAATTTATCTCTCCCTGTTGTCTATATGTTCATATCTTTCGAAGAGTTTGTAAGATTTATAATTACTATTGTTGTACTTAGAAGAAAGAAATGGATGGTTAATTTAACTGCTGTTACTGCTAATTAA